The DNA sequence CGCTCGCTACCGTTATCGAACAGTTGGAACGGGATATCCGGATGGTCCTGGCGACGCGGGTACTTCGGCAGCATCAGCTGCGCGATATCGCCACCGTTAGGATCGATAGCCAGATCGAGTACGTCGGTTTTTACCCGAATCAGATCCTTGCTGACAGGTGCCGGGGCCAATGCAGGTGTACTGGAATCTGCGTTGGGGCTTGGCACATCGGCACTCGCGGATGCGTTGTTACCAAGTGCGGTATCCGGCAGGGCCGGTGCGGTGCTGTTGGTAGCAACATTCTGAGTCGGCAAGGCTGCTTGGCCGTAGTCTTGGTTCCATTTCAGGACCATGACGTAGGACACGATTGCCAGGGCTACGATCAGGATCGTGCGTTTAATATCCATGATTACTCGGCTATCGAAGAAGTACGGGGAGATGGGGCAGGCGGAACCGGGTCAAAGCCACCAGCATTCCACGGGTGACAGCGACCCAAACGACGGATGGTCAGCCAGCCACCGCGCAGAAGGCCATGATTTTCAATGGCTTCATACGCGTAGCAGGAGCAACTGGGATAGAAACGACAGTGACTGGCCATCAGTGGACTGATGGCGTAACGGTAAAACTGGATTGGAACGAGTGCCAGTTTACGCATTTTGAATGTCTACCCCTACAGATTCGGCGTTAACCACTGGAGCAGGCCGACTACGTGCAAGGCGCTTCCAGAGTTTGCCAAAGTGCTGATGCAATTCTGGGTTTTCTACGTCGCCCAAACCTTTGCGCGCGACGATCACGATATCCCACCCGACCAGCAGATCCTGGTGCAGGCGAAAGGAATCGCGCATCAAGCGTTTGAGGCGATTGCGCTGAACGGAGAGCTTGACGCTCTTTTTCCCGATCACAAGCCCCAAGCGGGGATGATCGAGACCGTTTTCGCGAGCAAGGAGCAGGAGGTTTTTCCCTGGAACCTTGCCGGTTGGGGAGTCAAAGACCGCTTTGAAGTGTCGGGGGGTGAGAAGACGCTTTTCCCGACT is a window from the Pseudomonas sp. LS1212 genome containing:
- the yidD gene encoding membrane protein insertion efficiency factor YidD; translated protein: MRKLALVPIQFYRYAISPLMASHCRFYPSCSCYAYEAIENHGLLRGGWLTIRRLGRCHPWNAGGFDPVPPAPSPRTSSIAE
- the rnpA gene encoding ribonuclease P protein component, producing the protein MVSQDFSREKRLLTPRHFKAVFDSPTGKVPGKNLLLLARENGLDHPRLGLVIGKKSVKLSVQRNRLKRLMRDSFRLHQDLLVGWDIVIVARKGLGDVENPELHQHFGKLWKRLARSRPAPVVNAESVGVDIQNA